A window of Saccharomyces eubayanus strain FM1318 chromosome XII, whole genome shotgun sequence contains these coding sequences:
- the UBR2 gene encoding putative ubiquitin-protein ligase UBR2 — translation MEDSNLAINNIRDFLTQLPKLAKCEYNETTSYLLWKTLNLRLKNNDNHVDWPSLVSILNSEAWTSEAYRDILNGKQWKTLEFESDHRPLDNIHTGTACTRLCFPSETVYYCFTCSTNPLYEICELCFDKGKHMNHSYVAKVVMRPEGRICHCGDPFAFNDPSLAFKCMNELNNVSGFSETNDDIDDENVVSLLNYVLDFLIDVTVCYKEEAETNSGEIKTSSPRNPVNDDTTDNQEYESLVNDDNSAFFDSNWSNTKKEPREEWAIQIEDEECNVHYMDLASIITKTLNVPIEYAISITRALEDSHDVVTVLQGENFFEMNRIAEGFQKENIKVYVRKMSDIFNRKLTDDLTNWLYSMCFKSTESLQIKYFLRISMLDVWYSHFSKMRASPSNSNPDFSKINLLGGFLLSNEDSNGSWFKPWPLEHINDEKISKILTKYNDRLTNAHSPNSVSHFYSFYGSRFQYIIINSINILSRKSKFKMLKIITSLFSLRDESRKFLAAQYIDIYLSVLYDAVASDAKECQVTLMSLLGQYTFQDPSIANMTISSGFIERTIRFAFTLMAFNPEDLMSYLPISLYNGFKLPTETIRNRRTIICFKDLCTIMSANTVPEELLSNDAIFNAIIESFSEFNNVLPLKRETKEHVEVENFDFSAFYFFFSSILIMTDGYVRSISLVKDATFRKHIVLKLLDVAQNREFESLTHSRKAIASDNISTSETDTNKASLSTVRETICNYVAETIDYQVGVNTQYFFNPMSYLFKFVIQWSQCGRYEPLPTYLTNYIDLYEVFQDKQKALHISESALSTLVLIGQINVGFWVRNGTPITHQARMYTKYSMREFTYVSDIFNVQFSMAMCNPDELMVTYLSRWGLKHWANGVPMYDYPDAETTIAVVNECILLLIQLLTEVRSLVMKSSKEGFERTFKSEIIHALCFDTCSYAQINNCIPEHITKHPSFDIYLEKYANYIPPISLTDNGTFSLKEKYKDEIDPYYIGLSSSRRYDVEKNIRLNMANLKKMKYEDTFVPAKKVKDLLKSTFYSGLYSISSANTFGLFLKNTLEHIIKYDYDHLLPRVVHLIHLCVVNNLNEFMGILWHEYAIVDTEFCHYHSIGSILYYCLLKDTFSDSHGKIREIFRYLMETAPHVNVSSYLKEQTTSYTPGILWPTKEDKSHKDKEFERKKHLARLRRKKIMKKLAQQQLKFMENNSVDTSEISTPRTMSPSLSPSRVDIDNNNKSMSSCCDDDCAFCKMSKDDDVFVYFSYQERNICDHGIDFTNPPDINRISSQLSGKHPRNSMIQEDTYEDDVSRLKLTRCEPVLRACGHGSHIKCLSGHMKSIRGIQNQTTKNIPLSYGSGLIYCPVCNSLSNSFLPKLNDPNKKAANAFFECTKDHKDNIEEDVELLSSICIKAAMIFSDLQGVKVTTIDDAYKVVNNVLINTVANTELRLRSYREHGKIVDLNKISSQCVLTLRLLCELKSFLHKQCVELKTFVDEIPSKIWNWNEFLIEGNNMDLLLYMSQNFDNTDRERIAQPPTLCVYEMFKRRFHQLLLLLARDMMRVNFYKDCQNKIKLSSNRSGEPHTSMLYLFETFKKYIDLFKPDDIEFDVTSLEKSKNFICSLLLESLTIFCRKTYLLFRIQYEDDDNDGDSTTKQDEIEQIFHYFKLPNLAHFLKDFFYNELTQNIERYNDGNDNLRIQKVIYDMVQNINSRSYPSPEKIQLIKLPVNLSKFSLDNDEISNKCDKYETGVCLLCGQRCHIQKSIALQGYLQGECTDHMKNGCEITSSYGVFLMTRTNAIYLSYGKRGTFYAAPYLSKYGETNEDYKFSTPVYLNQARYEYLANEIVFGNMIPHIVFRLTDGNADLGGWETM, via the coding sequence ATGGAGGATTCTAATCTGGCTATAAACAATATCAGGGACTTCCTCACCCAGCTCCCGAAACTCGCCAAATGCGAGTACAACGAAACCACTAGTTATCTGCTATGGAAAACTTTGAATCTACGCCTTAAGAATAATGATAACCATGTCGATTGGCCCTCTCTCGTCTCCATCCTCAATTCCGAGGCTTGGACAAGTGAAGCGTATAGAGACATACTAAATGGCAAACAGTGGAAAACACTAGAGTTCGAGAGTGACCATCGCCCACTAGATAACATACACACAGGAACAGCATGCACACGTTTATGTTTCCCCTCTGAGACAGTCTACTACTGTTTTACATGCTCTACGAATCCACTATATGAAATCTGCGAACTTTGTTTtgataaaggaaaacacATGAATCATTCTTATGTAGCCAAAGTGGTTATGCGCCCGGAAGGCAGAATATGCCATTGTGGTGATCCCTTTGCCTTCAATGATCCAAGTCTAGCATTCAAATGCATGAACGAACTGAATAATGTTTCTGGTTTTAGTGAAACTAATGACGATattgatgacgaaaacgTTGTTTCCTTATTGAATTATGTACTGgattttttaattgatGTAACGGTTTGCTACAAGGAGGAGGCAGAAACCAACTCTGGTGAGATAAAAACATCTTCCCCCAGGAATCCTGTCAACGATGACACAACGGATAATCAAGAATACGAATCGTTGGTCAACGATGACAATTCTGCATTTTTTGACAGCAATTGGTCTaatacaaagaaagagcCCCGCGAGGAATGGGCTATCCAAATCGAGGACGAAGAGTGTAACGTACACTATATGGACCTAGCGTCTATAATAACCAAAACATTGAACGTGCCTATTGAGTATGCCATTTCTATTACCAGGGCTCTAGAAGACTCCCATGATGTAGTAACTGTGCTCCAAGgtgaaaacttttttgaaatgaatAGAATAGCTGAAGGGTTTCAGAAGGAAAACATAAAAGTTTACGTACGGAAAATGAGTGATATATTTAATAGAAAACTAACAGACGATTTAACGAACTGGCTGTACTCTATGTGCTTCAAGTCGACCGAATCATTGCAaattaaatattttcttcggATTTCCATGCTCGATGTTTGGTATTCGCACTTTTCTAAAATGAGAGCTAGTCCTTCAAACTCAAACCCTGATTTCTCTAAAATAAACTTATTAGGTGGATTTCTACTATCGAATGAAGATAGTAATGGGTCCTGGTTCAAACCTTGGCCACTAGAACATATAAACGATGAGAAAATCTCGAAAATATTAACCAAATACAATGATAGATTAACCAATGCACATTCGCCGAACTCGGTGAGTCATTTTTACAGTTTTTATGGATCAAGATTCCAATATATCATTATAAATTCCATTAACATTCTGTCGAGAAAGTCCAAGTTCAAAATGTTAAAGATCATAACGTCATTATTTTCCTTAAGGGATGAGAGTAGAAAATTTCTTGCCGCTCAGTATATCGACATTTATCTCTCCGTTCTCTATGATGCCGTGGCTTCAGACGCTAAAGAATGCCAGGTAACTCTAATGAGTCTCTTGGGACAATACACTTTCCAAGACCCCAGCATAGCAAATATGACTATAAGCTCTGGATTTATCGAAAGAACCATCAGGTTCGCCTTTACTCTCATGGCATTCAATCCGGAAGACTTGATGTCATACTTACCTATATCTTTATACAATGGGTTCAAATTACCTACCGAAACCATACGAAACCGGAGAACAATCATTTGCTTCAAAGATCTTTGTACGATTATGTCAGCAAACACAGTTCCAGAAGAGCTTCTATCGAACGACGCGATTTTCAATGCAATAATTGAATCCTTTTCTGAATTCAATAATGTGCTTCCTTTAAAAAGGGAAACCAAAGAACATGTGgaagttgaaaattttgactTCTCTGCgttctatttctttttttcgtcgATTTTAATTATGACAGATGGCTACGTACGTAGTATATCGTTGGTAAAAGACGCGACTTTCCGTAAACATATTGTTCTCAAGCTATTGGATGTTGCTCAGAATAGGGAATTTGAGTCGTTAACTCACTCAAGAAAGGCCATAGCATCTGATAACATATCAACTAGTGAAACTGACACCAACAAAGCAAGTTTGTCTACTGTTAGAGAAACTATATGTAACTACGTTGCAGAAACGATCGATTACCAAGTGGGGGTGAACAcacaatattttttcaatccaATGTCGTATTTATTCAAGTTCGTCATTCAATGGAGCCAATGTGGTAGATATGAGCCTCTTCCTACATATTTAACAAACTACATTGATTTGTACGAGGTTTTCCAAGATAAGCAGAAAGCTTTGCACATATCAGAATCGGCTTTATCTACCCTGGTTCTGATCGGGCAAATCAATGTCGGCTTTTGGGTAAGAAATGGTACTCCAATCACTCACCAGGCCAGGATGTATACGAAATACAGCATGAGAGAGTTCACTTACGTTAGTGACATCTTTAATGTCCAATTCAGCATGGCAATGTGTAATCCTGATGAACTAATGGTTACATATCTTTCAAGATGGGGATTAAAACATTGGGCAAATGGTGTACCAATGTACGATTATCCTGATGCAGAAACTACCATAGCTGTTGTCAATGAATGTATTTTGTTACTGATTCAATTGCTCACAGAAGTGAGGTCGTTGGTCATGAAATCCTCTAAAGAGGGGTTTGAAAGAACATTCAAGTCAGAGATTATTCACGCCCTCTGCTTTGACACATGCTCTTACGCACAAATTAACAATTGCATTCCCGAGCATATTACCAAGCACCCTTCATTTGACAtatatcttgaaaaatacgCCAACTATATTCCTCCAATAAGTTTAACTGACAACGGGactttttcattgaaagaaaagtacaAAGACGAGATTGATCCTTATTATATAGGACTCTCTTCTAGTAGAAGGTATGATGTAGAGAAAAATATCAGGCTGAACATGGccaatttgaagaaaatgaaatatgAAGACACTTTTGTACCAGCGAAAAAAGTCAAGGATTTATTAAAGAGCACTTTCTATTCAGGACTTTACTCAATATCGTCAGCAAACACCTTTGGCttgtttttaaaaaatacacTTGAGCATATCATCAAATATGATTACGACCACTTACTACCAAGAGTTGTCCATTTGATACATTTATGCGTGGTTAATAACCTAAATGAATTCATGGGAATATTGTGGCATGAATATGCAATTGTAGACACAGAGTTTTGCCATTACCACAGCATTGGTTCTATACTGTATTACTGTCTGTTGAAGGATACTTTTTCAGACTCGCATGGCAAGATCAGGGAAATTTTTAGATACCTAATGGAAACAGCGCCTCATGTCAATGTAAGCAGTTATTTAAAGGAACAAACTACTTCGTATACGCCGGGTATACTATGGCCCACGAAGGAAGATAAGAGTCACAAGgataaagaatttgaaagaaaaaagcatCTTGCTAGattaagaagaaaaaaaataatgaagaagctAGCTCAACAGCAATTAAAATTTATGGAAAACAATAGCGTGGACACTTCTGAAATCAGTACACCCAGGACTATGTCACCTAGTTTATCGCCTTCTAGGGTAGATAtagataataataacaagtCAATGAGTAGTTGCTGTGACGATGACTGTGCATTTTGCAAGATGTCAAAGGACGatgatgtttttgtttacttttCTTATCAAGAACGAAACATATGTGATCATGGTATTGATTTCACAAATCCGCCAGACATTAACAGAATAAGTTCCCAGCTTAGCGGTAAGCATCCAAGAAACAGTATGATTCAGGAAGACACGTATGAAGATGATGTATCGAGATTAAAATTGACCAGGTGTGAACCAGTATTAAGAGCATGTGGACACGGATCTCATATCAAATGTTTAAGTGGCCATATGAAATCTATTCGTGGTATACAAAACCAAACCACAAAAAACATTCCATTATCTTATGGTTCAGGGCTAATATATTGTCCCGTTTGCAATTCCTTAAGTAATTCATTTCTACCGAAACTGAATGACCCTAACAAGAAAGCAGCTAACGCTTTTTTCGAGTGTACTAAGGATCATAAAGATAACATAGAGGAAGATGTTGAACTGTTGAGCTCTATTTGTATTAAAGCAGCAATGATCTTTAGTGATCTACAAGGAGTAAAAGTCACTACTATCGATGATGCATATAAAGTTGTTAATAATGTTTTAATCAACACCGTAGCAAATACAGAGCTGAGACTAAGGTCTTATAGGGAACATGGAAAAATAGTGGACTTGAACAAGATATCCAGTCAATGCGTTTTGACCTTACGACTACTTTGTGAACTGAAATCGTTCCTTCATAAGCAATGCGTCGAGTTAAAAACATTTGTCGACGAAATCCCTAGTAAAATATGGAATTGGAACGAATTTTTAATAGAAGGTAATAATATGGATTTGCTCCTGTATATGAGCCAAAATTTCGATAATACTGATCGAGAAAGGATCGCGCAACCACCCACCCTTTGCGTTTATGAAATGTTCAAGAGAAGGTTTCACCAACTTTTACTTCTACTTGCAAGAGATATGATGAGAGTAAATTTTTACAAGGACTgccaaaataaaatcaagCTATCATCAAATCGATCCGGCGAGCCACACACAAGTATGTTGTATTTATTTGAGACTTTTAAAAAGTACATTGACCTTTTCAAACCAGACGACATTGAGTTTGATGTTACGAGCTtagaaaagagcaaaaacTTTATATGCTCGTTGTTACTAGAGTCGTTAACCATCTTTTGTAGGAAAACGTACTTACTATTTCGTATCCAGtacgaagatgatgacaACGATGGCGACAGCACGACTAAACAAGATGAAATAGAGCAAATCTTCCATTATTTCAAATTACCCAATTTAGCTCATTTCCTGAAGGATTTTTTCTATAACGAATTAACTCAAAACATCGAAAGATACAACGATGGTAACGATAACTTAAGAATCCAAAAAGTCATATATGACATGGTGCAGAATATAAACTCAAGATCATACCCGTCCccagaaaaaattcaactAATCAAACTCCCGGTAAATCTCTCCAAGTTTTCCCTTGACAACGACGAAATATCGAATAAATGTGATAAATACGAAACCGGAGTGTGTTTATTGTGCGGCCAAAGATGTCATATCCAAAAAAGCATAGCACTACAAGGTTACTTACAGGGAGAATGTACTGACCACATGAAAAATGGATGCGAAATCACGTCTTCCTACGGGGTTTTCTTAATGACCAGGACAAACGCTATATATCTGTCATACGGCAAAAGAGGTACGTTTTATGCAGCACCCTATCTGAGCAAGTACGGAGAGACCAACGAAGACTACAAATTCAGTACCCCTGTCTATTTGAATCAGGCCAGATACGAGTATCTGGCCAATGAGATTGTTTTCGGCAACATGATCCCGCACATAGTGTTCCGACTAACAGACGGTAATGCAGATCTCGGTGGATGGGAGACCATGTAG